The following proteins are co-located in the Microbulbifer sp. VAAF005 genome:
- a CDS encoding acyl-CoA thioesterase II, giving the protein MLEKLGKLLDVEELDRNLFRSRHHVENYRKVLFGGQVLGQALMAATRTVEHRLPHSLHAYFLRPGSSELPVIYEVDPIRDGGSFTTRRVVAKQRGRAIFNMSASFQIREPGFDHQADLPCVEIPSPESLKNTQELALEAGLVSPQYDQRRYMIDFRPVDPQSYFGAETREAKCMFWLRAEGEMSDDPMEHRAALCYASDMGLLGTSLQPHDISLFDPQLMPASVDHAMWFHRDFRLDQWLLYVTDSPSATGARGFTRGQIFTRDGTLVASTCQEGLIRQIKN; this is encoded by the coding sequence ATGTTGGAAAAATTAGGTAAGTTATTGGATGTTGAAGAGCTGGATCGAAATCTCTTCCGCAGTCGTCATCACGTTGAAAATTATCGTAAAGTGCTTTTTGGCGGGCAAGTTCTGGGCCAGGCACTGATGGCAGCAACTCGTACCGTTGAGCATCGCCTACCCCACTCACTGCACGCCTACTTCCTCCGCCCTGGCTCTAGCGAGCTGCCGGTGATCTACGAAGTAGACCCAATCCGCGATGGCGGTAGCTTTACCACTCGTCGCGTAGTCGCCAAGCAGCGCGGGCGCGCGATCTTCAATATGTCCGCCTCCTTCCAAATTCGGGAACCCGGATTTGACCACCAGGCCGACCTGCCTTGTGTCGAAATTCCCTCTCCTGAGAGCCTGAAAAACACCCAGGAGCTGGCCCTGGAAGCTGGATTGGTTAGCCCGCAGTACGATCAGCGGCGCTATATGATCGATTTTCGTCCGGTAGACCCGCAAAGCTACTTTGGCGCTGAAACTCGCGAAGCCAAATGCATGTTCTGGCTGCGGGCAGAGGGCGAGATGTCGGACGACCCGATGGAGCACCGAGCAGCACTTTGTTATGCATCCGATATGGGACTCCTGGGTACCTCCCTACAGCCGCACGACATATCCTTGTTCGACCCCCAATTGATGCCCGCGAGCGTTGACCACGCGATGTGGTTCCACCGCGATTTCCGCCTGGATCAATGGCTTCTCTATGTAACGGATAGCCCTTCGGCAACCGGTGCCAGAGGCTTTACCCGCGGCCAGATTTTCACCCGCGACGGAACGTTGGTAGCATCTACCTGCCAAGAGGGACTGATTCGACAAATAAAAAATTAA
- a CDS encoding TetR/AcrR family transcriptional regulator: MDKAKEKVQRFRAREQRILDAALELLLEHGEEKVTVEQIAERVDIGKGTIYKHFISKTEIYMRLLMDYEKSLAERLKTAVALAEQGDITAPARAYFESRMADPGKDRLFQRLEEKIIALNLAPEMIAELHNIRNSNATSLNRVFERRMEQGMLKNVPAYFYYSTYWALVQGAVELYHSKSFANVIEDREGLMEFIMDVGVHIGDMSSRKTPEGSQTSHHSDSAGSALG; the protein is encoded by the coding sequence ATGGATAAGGCAAAAGAGAAGGTTCAGCGGTTCCGCGCGCGGGAGCAGCGTATCCTGGATGCGGCTCTGGAGCTTCTGTTGGAGCACGGTGAAGAGAAGGTCACGGTCGAACAGATTGCCGAGCGCGTGGATATTGGTAAGGGCACAATTTACAAGCACTTTATTTCCAAGACAGAAATCTACATGCGCTTGCTGATGGATTATGAGAAATCCCTAGCCGAACGCCTTAAAACCGCCGTAGCTTTAGCTGAGCAAGGTGATATCACCGCGCCAGCCCGCGCCTATTTTGAATCTCGTATGGCCGATCCTGGCAAAGATAGACTCTTCCAGCGCCTGGAGGAGAAGATTATCGCGTTGAACCTGGCTCCAGAAATGATTGCGGAGCTCCACAACATCCGTAATTCCAATGCCACTTCTCTCAATCGGGTCTTTGAGCGCCGTATGGAGCAGGGCATGCTGAAGAACGTTCCTGCATACTTCTATTACTCAACATACTGGGCGCTTGTGCAAGGGGCGGTAGAGCTTTATCACTCCAAGTCTTTTGCCAATGTAATAGAGGACAGGGAAGGTTTGATGGAGTTTATTATGGATGTGGGTGTGCATATCGGTGATATGTCCTCTCGCAAAACGCCAGAGGGAAGCCAAACAAGCCATCACAGCGATTCTGCGGGGTCCGCCCTTGGCTGA